A genomic segment from Pseudomonas sp. S09G 359 encodes:
- a CDS encoding DUF6367 family protein produces MSVNDSLRKPLDSEPDGPYGEITDISIILTETALSRVGVSLESHWKEAGKGWMYRVDSADPKIPQLRHVHIAKTKNKSAKNMQVSWNVDGTRHDKASFNVDLSKQKYVRELAMRVLKLSDTVSLENADTHKINFEPLQSDVPTASQDGSEVYIRFGHIETIKTRLPAWLRI; encoded by the coding sequence ATGAGCGTTAATGACAGCTTGAGAAAGCCGCTGGACTCTGAACCAGATGGCCCGTATGGTGAAATTACCGATATCTCTATAATTCTGACTGAGACTGCACTAAGTCGCGTCGGGGTTTCGTTGGAGAGTCATTGGAAGGAGGCGGGAAAAGGTTGGATGTACCGGGTCGATTCAGCTGATCCCAAAATCCCACAGCTACGCCATGTGCATATAGCCAAGACTAAGAATAAATCAGCCAAGAATATGCAAGTTTCGTGGAACGTGGACGGCACCCGGCATGACAAGGCATCTTTCAACGTTGACCTTAGCAAGCAGAAGTACGTTCGTGAACTGGCAATGAGGGTTTTGAAGCTGAGTGATACCGTTAGCCTAGAAAACGCAGATACTCATAAAATCAACTTTGAGCCTCTACAAAGCGACGTGCCGACAGCTTCACAGGATGGATCAGAAGTCTATATACGCTTTGGTCATATTGAAACTATTAAGACACGCCTCCCCGCTTGGCTAAGAATATAG
- a CDS encoding reverse transcriptase domain-containing protein, which produces MRLEKQLEVIILEEAEKLITRYHEYHNRVHLEAKRNARRLGDAAPTKKIYTPDYWDINKKYNPFYVRSKHKSIARSIAKKIEDRTYTPNSPYIKSVPKPDGGIRKVAIYQIPDAAISKMFFNRLLAKNRHRFSSFSYAYRNDRNVHFAIQDISVDLRRNERTFLAEFDFSDFFGSISHSFLKDQFLENGFFISPEEKFIVNSFLRERKVGVPQGTSISLFLANLTCWKFDQDLEREGVKFSRYADDTIVWSPDYSKICNAFGYINDFSKQAGVKINVTKSEGISLLTKDGLPSEIVAKTRLNFLGYALSVDKVSIKDKSLKKIQKQISYILYRNLVQPLKQQSLAGQRIPANDKDVNLMSAILEVRRYMYGGLSHKQIKDYLSGRAKRIYFKGVMSFYPLVDDVIQLTMLDGWLLSVIHRTLKLRSTLLISHGHNRSNRFPFNASRIQLLNTCSKNPLLEIPSFLLIQKALKKGLVESGIERVMNPDSLNYDYR; this is translated from the coding sequence ATGAGGTTAGAGAAACAACTTGAAGTTATAATTCTTGAGGAGGCCGAGAAGTTAATTACTCGCTATCATGAATACCATAATAGAGTGCATCTTGAAGCCAAGAGGAATGCAAGACGTCTCGGGGATGCCGCGCCTACCAAAAAAATATATACACCTGACTATTGGGATATCAATAAAAAGTACAATCCATTCTATGTCAGGAGCAAACACAAAAGTATTGCTCGATCAATTGCGAAAAAAATAGAAGATCGTACCTACACCCCGAACAGTCCATACATTAAATCTGTTCCTAAGCCTGATGGCGGTATAAGAAAGGTAGCAATCTACCAAATTCCCGACGCGGCCATATCAAAGATGTTCTTCAATAGACTTCTGGCTAAAAATCGACATCGCTTTAGCTCATTTTCTTATGCCTACCGAAATGACAGGAATGTTCATTTTGCAATACAAGATATCTCCGTTGACCTTCGAAGAAACGAAAGAACATTTTTAGCTGAGTTTGATTTTTCGGACTTTTTCGGATCTATTTCTCATTCATTCCTTAAAGACCAGTTCTTAGAGAATGGATTTTTTATCAGTCCAGAAGAAAAATTCATAGTTAATTCGTTTTTGAGAGAGAGAAAGGTTGGCGTTCCTCAGGGCACATCCATTAGTCTTTTTTTGGCAAATCTGACCTGTTGGAAATTCGACCAAGATTTGGAACGGGAAGGTGTAAAGTTTTCGCGCTATGCCGATGATACAATTGTATGGTCTCCAGACTACTCAAAAATATGTAACGCATTTGGTTATATCAATGATTTCTCCAAACAAGCGGGCGTTAAAATCAACGTCACTAAGTCCGAAGGAATATCACTACTAACGAAAGATGGCTTACCATCTGAAATAGTTGCAAAAACGCGTCTAAACTTCTTAGGATATGCTCTTTCAGTTGACAAGGTCTCGATTAAAGACAAATCACTTAAAAAAATTCAGAAGCAAATCTCATATATTCTCTATCGTAATTTAGTTCAGCCTCTCAAGCAGCAAAGTCTGGCAGGCCAGCGCATACCAGCGAATGATAAAGACGTCAATCTGATGTCGGCCATTTTGGAGGTGCGCAGATACATGTATGGAGGCCTCAGCCATAAACAAATTAAAGATTATTTGTCTGGCAGGGCCAAAAGAATATATTTCAAGGGGGTGATGAGCTTTTATCCCTTGGTCGATGACGTCATTCAGCTAACGATGCTTGATGGATGGCTCCTCTCAGTTATTCATCGAACTTTAAAGTTGCGCTCAACGCTACTTATAAGCCACGGACATAATAGATCGAATCGTTTTCCTTTTAACGCATCTAGAATACAACTCTTAAATACCTGCTCAAAAAATCCATTGCTCGAAATTCCTAGTTTTTTACTAATACAAAAGGCCTTGAAGAAAGGATTGGTTGAGAGTGGCATTGAAAGGGTTATGAATCCCGACTCTCTAAACTATGACTATCGCTGA
- a CDS encoding NYN domain-containing protein codes for MKRTAVLIDGGFFFQRILFFVRKYFRKNLPVSAEQLAQAVRKLVKFHIEDDRSASRELYRANYYDCPPPTNQVRLPTIPASHKTPGHMNFNTHPPYQLRRALHDQLRRSRKTALRLGELAKSGEWRLNSHTLKALLKGGRSWNELVNEDFHYNVEQKCVDTKLGMDVTTLAMDRLVDVIVLVAGDADFVPAAKLARMKGIDFVLDPMWANTTNSLSEHVDGLRSFDIVKMIRDITATDVTIRPEWWDDRSHVRHQLDDVTETSPT; via the coding sequence GTGAAGCGAACGGCGGTTCTCATTGATGGTGGTTTTTTCTTTCAACGCATTCTGTTTTTCGTGAGGAAATACTTCCGAAAAAATCTGCCAGTCAGCGCAGAGCAGCTGGCTCAAGCCGTCAGAAAGCTGGTGAAATTTCATATCGAGGACGACCGGTCCGCGAGCCGGGAACTCTACCGCGCGAATTACTACGACTGTCCGCCCCCCACCAACCAGGTGCGCCTTCCGACAATTCCGGCCAGCCACAAAACGCCAGGCCATATGAATTTCAACACTCATCCGCCCTATCAGTTGCGACGCGCCCTGCATGACCAGTTACGTCGCAGCAGAAAGACTGCGTTGAGGTTGGGAGAGCTGGCAAAAAGTGGAGAGTGGCGACTCAACTCACACACACTCAAAGCGCTGCTCAAGGGCGGGCGGTCCTGGAATGAGCTGGTCAATGAAGACTTCCACTACAACGTGGAGCAGAAATGCGTCGATACCAAATTAGGCATGGACGTCACGACTCTTGCCATGGACAGGTTGGTCGACGTCATCGTGCTGGTAGCAGGCGACGCGGATTTTGTTCCTGCTGCGAAGCTAGCCAGGATGAAAGGAATCGACTTTGTTCTGGACCCTATGTGGGCCAATACCACCAACAGCCTGAGTGAGCATGTGGATGGCCTTAGGTCTTTCGACATTGTGAAAATGATCAGGGACATTACCGCAACCGACGTAACAATTCGCCCAGAGTGGTGGGATGACCGGTCGCATGTAAGGCATCAATTGGACGATGTCACCGAAACCTCCCCTACATGA
- a CDS encoding DUF6124 family protein has translation MKKIPPNPPTFTLFTLAPDISTEALLIQTSETLASLNAITTDLAFELEGANRHTLLGAQQLIGLGELLVGRLLDVCVPIQDLQTPR, from the coding sequence ATGAAAAAAATCCCCCCCAATCCCCCAACCTTCACCCTCTTCACCCTCGCCCCAGACATTTCCACCGAAGCGCTGCTGATCCAAACCAGCGAAACCCTCGCCTCGCTCAACGCCATCACCACCGACCTGGCCTTCGAACTCGAAGGAGCCAACCGCCACACGCTGTTGGGCGCACAGCAATTGATCGGTTTGGGCGAGTTGTTGGTCGGGCGCCTGTTGGACGTGTGTGTGCCCATCCAGGATCTGCAGACACCCCGATGA
- a CDS encoding TonB-dependent siderophore receptor — MLTRVTPIASALRTVIFGLSLATASHSAIAATPVTTGEHSQRQAYDIPAGNLDRVLGAFGQQAGVMVGIDSALSSGVQSSGLQGSFAVEEGLERLLAPAGLQAERADGGYRVVAKPVSQDGKVELQATQVSANQLGTITEGSGSYTPGTIATATRLVLTPRETPQSISVVTRQAMDDFSLKSIDDVMRHTPGITVAAYDSERTSYYSRGFAIRNFQYDGIPILQDAQYSSGHTLTDTVIYDRVEVLKGATGLLTGAGGPGGTINMVRKKPTSEFKGYIDLGAGSWDNYRSEVDASGPLTESGNVRGRAVAAYQDKHSFLDHYQRQTAVYYGILEFDLAPDTLLTVGADYQDSDPQGSSWSGSASLYDSDGNRISTHRGFNNGTKFSKWEQYTRTGFATLEHTFDNGWVGKAQYNHQINGYNAPLSALLSPNAATGKASLLTRAYDGETISDTGDLYATGPFSLFGREHELVVGTSVSRSRWTGRNYTSAVYSDGNSHDYFNWDGDASKPGRGPETAYNDETTRQSAGYMTARFNVTDDLHLMLGTRVNNFEVTGTSQVKDTGKVLPYAGITYDLNENFSAYASYSDIYLPQREYRDINDKPVEPDEGTNYEVGLKGEFFDGRLNASIAYFEVHEDNRAVTDDRYVSGSIPGLDGAYKGVESKTKGYEAEISGELAPGWQLQAGYTHKVMRDKQGEKLSTWEPEDQVNLYTTYKLTGPLDKLTLGSGVRWQGTGWKLLTNNYTTMTTDNFSQAPLWVVDAMARYQVTENVSATLNVNNVFDKKYYTNIGFYNSVYYGDPRNVMLSTRWNF; from the coding sequence GCCACCCCGGTAACCACCGGGGAACACTCCCAGCGTCAGGCCTATGACATTCCCGCCGGTAACCTCGACCGCGTGTTGGGGGCGTTCGGGCAGCAGGCGGGCGTGATGGTCGGGATTGATTCAGCGCTTTCTTCCGGCGTTCAAAGCAGCGGTTTGCAAGGTAGCTTCGCAGTGGAAGAAGGCCTTGAGCGCTTGCTGGCCCCGGCGGGGCTGCAGGCTGAACGTGCAGATGGCGGTTATCGGGTGGTGGCCAAACCCGTCTCCCAGGATGGCAAGGTGGAGTTGCAAGCGACGCAGGTGAGTGCCAACCAGTTGGGCACCATTACCGAAGGCTCGGGCTCCTATACCCCCGGAACCATCGCCACCGCGACGCGCCTGGTGCTGACGCCACGGGAAACGCCGCAGTCGATTTCGGTGGTAACGCGCCAGGCCATGGATGACTTCAGCCTCAAGTCGATCGACGACGTGATGCGCCACACGCCGGGGATCACGGTAGCGGCCTATGACAGTGAGCGTACGTCGTATTACTCGCGCGGGTTCGCCATTCGCAACTTCCAGTACGACGGCATCCCGATCCTGCAGGATGCGCAATATTCCTCCGGCCACACCCTCACCGACACGGTGATCTACGACCGTGTCGAGGTGCTCAAGGGGGCTACCGGCCTGCTCACCGGCGCCGGCGGCCCTGGCGGCACCATCAATATGGTGCGCAAGAAGCCCACTTCCGAGTTCAAGGGTTACATCGACCTGGGCGCGGGCTCCTGGGACAACTATCGCTCGGAAGTCGATGCCAGTGGCCCGTTGACCGAGTCCGGCAACGTCCGAGGGCGCGCCGTCGCGGCCTATCAGGACAAACACTCGTTCCTCGACCACTACCAGCGCCAGACCGCCGTGTACTACGGCATCCTCGAGTTCGACCTGGCGCCTGATACGCTGCTGACGGTGGGCGCCGACTACCAGGACAGCGACCCCCAGGGTTCCAGCTGGTCTGGCTCGGCCTCGCTGTATGACTCCGACGGCAATCGCATCAGCACCCACCGCGGCTTCAACAACGGCACCAAGTTCAGCAAATGGGAGCAGTACACCCGAACCGGCTTCGCGACGTTGGAGCACACATTCGACAATGGCTGGGTCGGCAAGGCGCAGTACAACCACCAGATCAACGGCTACAACGCGCCGCTCTCGGCCTTGCTGTCGCCAAACGCCGCCACTGGCAAAGCCTCGCTGCTGACCCGTGCCTACGACGGCGAAACCATCAGCGACACCGGCGACCTGTACGCCACCGGACCGTTCAGCCTGTTTGGCCGCGAGCATGAATTGGTGGTCGGCACCTCGGTATCGCGCTCGCGCTGGACCGGCCGCAACTACACCAGCGCTGTATACAGCGATGGCAACAGCCACGACTACTTCAACTGGGACGGCGACGCCTCCAAGCCGGGCCGAGGCCCGGAAACCGCCTACAACGACGAAACCACACGCCAGAGCGCCGGCTACATGACCGCGCGTTTCAACGTGACGGATGACCTGCACCTGATGCTCGGCACCCGCGTGAACAACTTCGAAGTCACCGGCACCAGCCAGGTCAAGGACACCGGCAAAGTGCTGCCTTATGCCGGCATCACCTACGACCTCAACGAAAACTTCTCGGCGTACGCCAGCTACTCCGATATCTACCTGCCGCAGCGTGAGTATCGCGACATCAATGACAAACCGGTCGAGCCGGATGAAGGCACAAACTATGAGGTAGGCCTCAAGGGTGAATTCTTTGACGGCCGCCTCAACGCCAGCATCGCCTACTTTGAAGTCCACGAAGACAACCGCGCAGTCACCGACGACCGCTACGTGAGCGGCAGCATCCCCGGGCTGGACGGTGCCTATAAGGGGGTTGAATCCAAGACCAAGGGCTACGAAGCGGAAATCTCCGGCGAACTGGCCCCCGGCTGGCAATTGCAGGCGGGCTACACCCACAAGGTCATGCGCGACAAACAAGGTGAGAAACTCTCCACCTGGGAACCGGAAGACCAGGTCAACCTCTACACCACCTACAAACTGACCGGCCCGCTGGACAAACTCACCCTAGGCAGCGGCGTACGCTGGCAGGGTACCGGCTGGAAACTGCTGACCAACAACTACACCACCATGACCACAGATAACTTCTCCCAGGCCCCACTTTGGGTGGTGGATGCAATGGCCCGCTACCAAGTCACCGAAAACGTCTCAGCCACCCTCAACGTCAACAACGTGTTCGACAAGAAGTACTACACCAACATCGGCTTCTACAACTCGGTGTACTACGGCGACCCGCGTAACGTAATGCTCTCCACCCGCTGGAATTTCTAA